In a single window of the Melioribacteraceae bacterium genome:
- a CDS encoding SDR family oxidoreductase, with protein sequence MNYINNLFSVDSRIVLLTGGGGILAGEMAAGFIQAGAKVILLDINESALIKKVDSLKSLGSEIYGYKCNVLDEENLNEVKSKIVEKFGRIDVLVNAAGGNMAGATIGIDQTIFDLQIDQFKKVTDLNLNGTVLPTLVFGKIMSEQHKGSIINISSMATYRAITRVVGYSAAKAAVDNFTKWMAVELAAKYGSGLRVNAIAPGFLLTEQNRTLLTNEDGSLTDRGKTIIDITPFKRFGEPSELVGTILWLASDASQFVTGAIIPVDGGFSSFSGV encoded by the coding sequence ATGAATTATATAAATAACCTCTTCAGTGTTGATAGTAGGATAGTATTACTAACCGGAGGTGGTGGAATTTTAGCCGGAGAAATGGCTGCTGGGTTTATTCAAGCTGGAGCAAAAGTTATTTTACTTGATATTAATGAATCTGCTTTAATCAAAAAAGTTGATTCACTAAAATCTTTGGGTAGCGAAATCTATGGTTATAAATGTAATGTGCTTGATGAAGAAAATCTTAATGAAGTTAAAAGTAAAATTGTTGAGAAATTTGGAAGAATAGATGTACTCGTAAATGCTGCCGGCGGTAATATGGCAGGCGCAACAATTGGAATTGATCAAACCATTTTTGATCTGCAGATAGATCAATTTAAAAAAGTTACAGATCTAAATTTAAATGGAACTGTCCTGCCAACTCTTGTTTTCGGGAAAATAATGTCAGAACAGCATAAAGGTTCTATTATCAATATTTCCTCGATGGCTACTTACAGAGCGATTACTCGCGTTGTTGGGTATTCGGCAGCTAAAGCCGCGGTTGATAACTTCACAAAATGGATGGCTGTTGAACTTGCCGCAAAGTATGGCAGTGGATTACGCGTGAACGCAATTGCTCCGGGTTTTCTACTCACAGAACAAAATAGAACTTTATTGACAAATGAAGATGGTTCATTAACCGATAGAGGTAAAACAATAATTGATATTACTCCCTTTAAAAGATTTGGTGAACCCAGCGAACTAGTTGGAACAATACTTTGGCTTGCTAGTGATGCTTCCCAATTTGTTACCGGTGCAATCATACCGGTTGATGGTGGATTTAGTTCATTCAGCGGTGTGTAA
- the uxuA gene encoding mannonate dehydratase, with product MAFEQTWRWFGPNDPISLKEIKQTGATGIVSALHHIPVGEVWSVEEILIRKKIIEEEGLTWSVVESLPVHENIKKRKANYEQLIENYKVSLKNLAKCGLDIICYNFMPILDWSRTDLKVVFRDGSITSKFESRKFAAFDLFILKRAHAFKDYSEEQVARAKEFFDLLKPEEIQNLKDTVLLGLPGSLEALTLEQFRKALKEYDDIDENKLRYNLHQFIKAVAPIAEEAGMYLVIHADDPPWGLLGLPRVVKNKFDVKGILDAYDSPHNGLTLCTGSFGADVKNDLVELTELFAHRINFVHLRNLSRNEQGDFLEENHLDGDIDIFGVMKTLLIEQKKRLEQGRKDNRFPLRPDHGHLMIPDMNREGIYPGYSLFGRMRGLSELRGVELGIRRSLNL from the coding sequence ATGGCATTTGAGCAAACTTGGAGGTGGTTCGGTCCTAATGACCCGATATCACTCAAAGAAATAAAACAAACAGGCGCAACTGGAATTGTAAGTGCCCTTCATCATATTCCGGTTGGTGAAGTTTGGAGCGTTGAAGAAATATTAATACGTAAAAAAATAATTGAGGAGGAGGGACTTACCTGGTCAGTTGTTGAAAGTCTTCCTGTACATGAAAACATTAAAAAAAGAAAAGCCAATTACGAACAACTAATCGAGAATTATAAGGTATCACTTAAAAATCTAGCCAAATGCGGTCTAGATATTATCTGTTATAATTTTATGCCGATACTGGATTGGTCGAGAACCGATCTTAAAGTTGTTTTTAGAGATGGTTCTATCACCTCAAAATTCGAATCAAGAAAATTTGCCGCATTCGATCTTTTTATTCTTAAAAGAGCCCACGCTTTTAAAGATTATTCAGAGGAACAAGTTGCTCGTGCGAAAGAATTTTTTGATTTATTAAAACCCGAAGAGATCCAAAATCTAAAGGATACAGTACTTCTTGGACTGCCCGGTTCATTAGAAGCTTTAACTTTAGAACAATTTAGAAAAGCCCTAAAAGAATATGATGATATTGATGAGAATAAACTTCGCTATAATTTACATCAATTTATTAAAGCAGTAGCTCCGATTGCCGAGGAAGCTGGCATGTATCTAGTTATTCATGCTGATGATCCACCCTGGGGATTATTAGGTTTGCCCCGTGTCGTAAAGAATAAATTCGATGTAAAAGGAATTTTAGATGCCTACGATTCACCTCACAACGGTTTAACACTTTGTACCGGATCTTTCGGCGCCGATGTAAAGAATGACCTCGTCGAATTAACCGAACTTTTCGCTCATCGAATAAATTTTGTTCATTTGAGAAATTTATCGAGAAATGAACAGGGGGATTTTTTGGAAGAGAATCACCTTGATGGCGACATTGATATTTTTGGTGTAATGAAAACGCTTCTCATCGAGCAGAAAAAAAGATTGGAACAGGGAAGAAAAGATAATCGTTTTCCATTGAGACCCGATCATGGACATCTGATGATACCTGATATGAATAGAGAAGGTATTTATCCGGGTTATTCATTATTTGGAAGAATGAGAGGACTATCGGAGCTTCGTGGTGTTGAGTTAGGCATCAGGCGCTCACTTAATTTATAA